The following proteins are encoded in a genomic region of Drosophila miranda strain MSH22 chromosome 4, D.miranda_PacBio2.1, whole genome shotgun sequence:
- the LOC108162650 gene encoding mediator of RNA polymerase II transcription subunit 15: MPLNDALAATGAAGIIYAENGTKHKSMSNSSKADLMTGGGGVGGSGSGGGGGGIGALFGGGGVSLASLHGQKWTQVFDMDKMIKQLRAAEKTYLRGGGGKPTSSGSGSGSSQDQTKLHVQRLNAADMAYYDIVPKLATRDLVVCNTCNGSYTKAGFQNHIALQHPAIWEATSNKVNPLTATGDTTTTTGQQETATGGDNLAGGSPTETLSGSTMSSCSNGSSSSASLHTAATNPTSSSSSSSSSRHKSSSSSKSSSSSSKGSSGTSRSRSKSSKNRHHSSPAPGPESNPNHKEKTGGSSKKSSSSSISSSAIAAPPAAVGGAVAGSIKEEFAPAPITVFSSSSNSSCSLPTSELGGVGLSLNYSPANHPGGAVLDEKQPEPQPKKKLKVSSDHRTKASKDKPLVSSNSTSSSQYEQQQQQQTQPVLMSELDQAVSSITGQVESQEVPPEEEELPLPNTSDENSISLTLDEMLDSKLINEILKNFDESALDTSQQQQQQPPQQQQQPNETPQHAPQATKRLRYDDGTVGAEMGDEYIYQQQQQQQPQQQVYGEDNQSQLTTIDAMQLQQLIYQQQQMLEQAEHQQQQQHKQELPDELQPNANGQQQQFSVYNVQSLTDDAEAQQQHQHQQLQPQQQQQQQLDEHMILPSIIYEITDTNPVSVLEQQKVIAEFLTQAGYENVDVNVLQAAAGAATAAGNTVGVGDVSQFNDDLNDFDFTKLETVSDTATTTKTVKLEPATSQPQSATSISIKHQSLVNAKCHEESYFNVMHYSGQPRPLAMNTFGLVKLPNGLGATLRKNLLTTRKANNSLLSLNGSALGVVGQLARPPPPSPANNYTALSNGTGILVKNAAAAAGKTIYAQKSSVIAQDRLRCNKRALVPPRLEAGKGLMTAKRLSELLLGKAVKKEKLMDIEEPEQQQKEEERRQQHDHKLTHSFYEKRRKLLAKSQQQQQSPKRQPQQQQQLQQQQQQPQYLQQQQQQQEQVLRQRSPNFSLPLQNNSNVGQNSQPLLKKQLLRTLSDNSSNILAIANNSGSNTPNANSNPWKSSTPGGSGGTTPSSSDLMRVFV, encoded by the exons ATGCCCCTGAATGATGCACTGGCGGCCACTGGAGCGGCGGGCATAATCTATGCAGAGAATGGAACCAAGCACAAAAGCATGTCCAACTCATCCAAAGCTGATTTGATGACAGGAGGAGGCGGCGttggtggcagtggcagtggtggCGGGGGCGGCGGTATTGGTGCACTCTTTGGCGGCGGAGGTGTATCCCTGGCCAGCCTCCATGGACAGAAATGGACGCAGGTCTTTGACATGGACAAGATGATCAAACAGCTGCGCGCAGCGGAGAAGACCTATCTGAGGGGAGGAGGAGGGAAGCCCAcgagcagtggcagtggcagcggcagtagCCAAGACCAAACCAAGCTCCATGTCCAGCGTCTCAATGCGGCGGACATGGCCTATTATGACATCGTCCCAAAGCTGGCCACCCGCGACCTGGTTGTGTGCAATACCTGCAACGGCAGCTACACGAAGGCAGGGTTCCAGAACCACATAGCATTGCAGCATCCTGCCATCTGGGAGGCCACATCGAACAAAGTGAATCCGCTCACTGCCACAGgagacaccaccaccaccacaggCCAGCAGGAGACAGCAACGGGGGGCGACAATCTGGCTGGAGGTTCGCCCACGGAAACCCTGTCCGGCTCCACTATGTCCAGCTGTTCGAATGGTTCGAGCAGTTCGGCATCCTTGCACACAGCGGCCACCAATCCCACGAGCAGCTCGTCGTCCTCATCGTCGTCGCGTCACAaaagcagtagcagcagcaagaGTAGCAGTTCCTCCTCGAAGGGCAGCAGTGGGACCAGTCGCTCACGTTCAAAATCATCGAAAAATCGCCACCATTCGTCACCAGCTCCTGGCCCAGAGTCGAATCCGAATCACAAGGAAAAGACAGGCGGCTCCTCCAAAAagagtagcagcagcagcataagtAGTAGTGCCATAGCCGCTCCCCCAGCAGCAGTCGGAGGAGCGGTGGCCGGCAGCATTAAAGAAGAGTTTGCACCGGCGCCCATAACGGTGTTCTCCTCATCCTCGAACTCGTCCTGCTCCCTGCCAACGAGCGAGCTGGGGGGGGTGGGTCTAAGCTTGAATTACTCTCCTGCCAATCATCCGGGTGGTGCGGTGTTGGACGAAAAGCAGCCCGAGCCCCAGCCAAAGAAGAAG CTGAAGGTTTCCAGCGATCATCGAACAAAAGCGTCCAAGGATAAACCATTggtcagcagcaacagcaccagcagcagccagtatgaacaacagcaacagcagcagaccCAGCCAGTGTTGATGAGTGAACTCGATCAGGCTGTGTCCTCCATTACCGGGCAAGTGGAGTCCCAGGAGGTGCCGCCCGAAGAGGAAGAACTGCCCCTGCCAAACACATCCGATGAGAATTCCATTTCCCTGACTCTAGATGAGATGCTGGACAGCAAACTGATCAATGAGATTCTGAAAAACTTTGATGAAAGTGCGCTGGACACCtcccagcagcaacagcagcagccaccgcagcagcaacaacagccaaATGAAACACCTCAGCATGCGCCGCAGGCCACAAAAAGACTGCGCTATGACGATGGCACGGTTGGTGCCGAAATGGGTGACGAATATAtctaccagcagcagcaacaacagcagccgcagcagcaggtCTACGGTGAGGATAACCAGAGTCAATTGACCACCATCGATGCCATGCAGTTGCAGCAGCTCAtctaccagcagcagcagatgctCGAGCAGGCAgaacaccaacaacagcagcagcacaagcAAGAGCTGCCAGATGAACTGCAACCGAATGCCAAtggacaacagcaacagttcAGTGTGTATAATGTGCAATCGCTGACAGACGATGCGGAGgcgcaacagcaacaccaacatCAGCAACTGCAgccgcaacagcaacaacagcaacagctcgATGAGCATATGATACTGCCAAGTATTATATATGAGATTACAGACACTAATCCGGTGTCGGTGCTGGAGCAGCAAAAGGTCATAGCAGAGTTCCTTACACAAGCAGGCTATGAGAATGTCGATGTGAATGTCCTGCAGGCGGCCGCAGGTGCTGCCACAGCAGCAGGGAACACGGTGGGTGTGGGAGATGTCAGTCAATTCAACGACGACTTAAATGATTTTGATTTCACAAAACTGGAGACTGTTAGCgacacagcaacaacaacaaagactGTTAAACTGgaaccagccaccagccagcCACAATCGGCCACTAGCATCAGCATAAAGCATCAATCTTTGGTCAATGCCAAATGCCACGAGGAGAGCTATTTCAATGTCATGCACTATTCGGGCCAACCACGACCCCTGGCCATGAACACTTTCGGTTTGGTGAAGCTGCCCAATGGTCTGGGCGCCACCTTGCGCAAGAATCTGCTGACCACCCGCAAGGCCAACAACAGTCTGCTGTCGCTGAATGGCAGCGCTTTGGGCGTTGTCGGTCAGCTAGCCCGCCCACCACCGCCCTCGCCGGCAAATAATTACACGGCGCTCAGCAATGGCACGGGGATTTTGGTTAAgaatgctgccgctgccgctggcaAGACCATCTATGCACAGAAGTCAAGTGTTATAGCCCAGGATCGGCTCAGGTGTAACAAGCGGGCTCTCGTGCCGCCCCGACTGGAGGCGGGCAAGGGTTTGATGACAGCCAAACGTTTGAGTGAGCTGCTTTTGGGTAAGGCTGTGAAAAAGGAGAAGCTAATGGACATCGAAgagccagagcagcagcagaaagagGAGGAGCGTCGGCAGCAGCACGACCATAAGCTTACACACAGTTTCTATGAGAAGCGACGAAAACTTCTGGCCAAAagtcagcagcaacagcagtctCCCAAACgtcagccacagcagcagcagcagctacaacagcaacagcagcagccacaatacctccagcagcagcagcaacagcaagaaCAAGTGCTGCGTCAACGTTCCCCCAACTTTTCTCTTCCACTACAAAACAACTCAAATGTCGGACAGAATTCGCAGCCGCTGCTTAAGAAGCAATTGCTGCGTACGTTGTCCGACAACAGCAGCAATATCCTGGCCATTGCCAacaacagcggcagcaacacTCCTAACGCCAACAGTAATCCTTGGAAGAGCTCGACGCCCGGTGGCAGCGGGGGCACAACTCCAAGTAGCAGCGATCTGATGCGTGTCTTTGTCtga
- the LOC108162653 gene encoding uncharacterized protein LOC108162653, translated as MLRKLLFNTQIALRQQKKLQCTRYFAIKAAAPKILELQPVHIEEAIKLEPTLSIYTNEVWRRAHETFLNHGLATVNFLRIVTANPAVLRRTPERIISSLEIWRACQFGETLLHLLLTKYPELLDVSDSHQLLSHVGFLKSRVSTNKNVWKLLMNSPDLLAQSEKTIEEKLDYIIDIMRIEVPELVKSAGLSMAFEELRCRHQFLVRLGLFKPRALKADPDEPTTNHRLYQITDTSEKTFATKICHVTMPEYEAFKDLHAREIERKTRKRREEEDFSDEEE; from the exons ATGCTGAGAAAACTGTTATTTAACACGCAAATTGCGTTAAGGCAACAGAAAAAG CTACAATGTACGCGGTACTTTGCCATAAAAGCCGCTGCACCGAAAATATTGGAGCTGCAGCCGGTCCACATCGAGGAGGCCATTAAACTGGAACCCACATTATCCATCTACACAAACGAAGTGTGGCGACGTGCCCATGAAACCTTCCTTAATCATGGTCTGGCAACCGTGAACTTTCTGCGCATTGTTACCGCCAATCCGGCGGTTTTGAGACGCACGCCAGAGCGCATTATCAGCAGCCTGGAGATTTGGCGTGCTTGCCAGTTTGGGGAGACTCTGTTGCACCTGCTACTGACCAAATATCCTGAGCTGTTGGACGTCAGCGATTCCCACCAGCTACTCTCCCACGTGGGCTTCCTGAAGAGTCGCGTTTCGACTAACAAAAATGTGTGGAAGCTGCTGATGAACAGCCCCGATTTGCTGGCCCAATCCGAGAAAACTATAGAGGAAAAACTAGACTATATCATAGATATTATGCGCATAGAGGTGCCAGAATTGGTCAAATCCGCGGGACTATCGATGGCCTTTGAGGAACTGCGCTGCCGGCACCAGTTCCTGGTGCGCTTGGGCTTGTTCAAGCCACGTGCACTGAAAGCAGATCCCGATGAGCCGACCACCAACCATAGATTGTACCAGATTACGGACACATCAGAGAAGACTTTCGCCACAAAGATCTGCCATGTCACAATGCCCGAATACGAGGCCTTTAAGGACCTGCATGCCCGCGAAATCGAGCGCAAGACAAGAAAACGCAGGGAAGAGGAGGATTTCAGTGATGAGGAGGAGTAG
- the LOC108163152 gene encoding chitinase domain-containing protein 1 gives MRASDALVFLVLLSGGQLSSVQGTLSPNDKPKSKHKELLRGPQDDDVFSLGLVSPEPLAKDILAHHRAYHKDTAARRFNGTTLGYVTPWNSHGYDVAKIFAKKFDIISPVWLQIVKQGDAYAVAGMHDIDAGWVSNVRRKGKVQQQQLQRTVKVFPRFIFDHFTDRDIKLLLSDAKERTKVNDVLIKCCKDNHFDGLVLEVWSQLAGRIDDKILFNLVLQMAKELQKQQLRLILVIPPFRKDTGILFGEKHMDTLYKHIYAFSLMTYDFSSVQRPGANAPLYFVRQAVETIAPKGCHDMEAKRSKILLGLNMYGNDYTPDGGGPITFSQYLDLVKNVKKHLTYDERDVENFFEIKNENGRHIVFYPTLYSINERVKLAQELGVGISIWELGQGLNYFYDLF, from the exons ATGCGTGCGTCTGATGCGCTCGTGTTCCTCGTCCTGCTGAGCGGCGGCCAATTGTCTAGCGTCCAGGGCACCCTGTCGCCGAACGATAAGCCGAAAAGCAAACACAAAGAATTGCTGCGTGGCCCCCAAGACGATGATGTATTTAGCCTGGGTTTGGTGTCGCCAGAGCCCCTTGCCAAGGATATTCTAGCCCATCACAGAGCCTACCACAAGGACACGGCAGCCAGACGGTTCAATGGCACCACACTCGGCTATGTGACGCCC TGGAACTCTCACGGATATGATGTGGCAAAGATATTTGCCAAGAAGTTCGACATCATCTCCCCCGTTTGGTTGCAAATTGTTAAGCAAGGAGATGCCTATGCGGTGGCTGGGATGCACGACATCGATGCTGGATGGGTGAGTAATGTCCGCCGCAAGGGGAaggtgcaacagcagcagcttcaAAGAACAGTCAAAG TCTTCCCTCGATTTATATTCGATCATTTTACCGATCGCGACATCAAATTATTGCTCAGCGATGCCAAGGAACGCACAAAAGTCAATGACGTCTTGATTAAATGCTGCAAGGACAATCATTTCGATGGTCTGGTGCTGGAGGTGTGGTCTCAGCTGGCAGGACGCATTGATGATAAGATTCTCTTCAATTTGGTGCTACAAATGG CAAAGGAACTCCAAAAGCAGCAGCTACGTCTTATCCTGGTCATTCCACCCTTCCGCAAAGACACGGGCATTCTGTTTGGCGAGAAGCACATGGATACGCTGTACAAGCACATCTACGCCTTCTCTCTCATGACATATGACTTTTCCAGTGTGCAGCGACCTGGCGCCAATGCTCCGCTATATTTTGTTCGTCAGGCAGTGGAGACGATTGCCCCCAAGGGCTGTCATGATATGGAGGCCAAGCGTTCCAAGATTCTCCTGGGTCTGAATATGTACGGCAATGACTATACACCCGATGGCGGTGGGCCCATCACCTTTTCCCAGTATCTGGATTTGGTGAAGAATGTAAAGAAGCATTTAACCTACGATGAGCGCGATGTGGAGAACTTCTTTGAAATCAA AAACGAAAATGGTCGTCACATTGTGTTTTATCCCACTCTATACTCCATCAATGAGCGGGTGAAGCTAGCACAGGAATTGGGTGTCGGGATTTCTATTTGGGAGCTAGGACAGGGCCTTAATTACTTTTACGATCTCTTTTAG
- the LOC108163153 gene encoding metallophosphoesterase 1 homolog has product MRWLYACFVIILCALIFCEYVADFVVLQKCKWPEIKRKMGKYVDDPLRAMIIADPHLLGPHRGHWLDQFYREWHMTRAFQAASRLFQPDVVFVLGDLFDEGDMVSDKQFKEYVWRYLQMFRLPPGIPLISIVGNHDVGFHYKMHPFFMSRFQNDLNYSLVHLYTIKQIHFVIINSMAMEADGCMFCNEAESALKNISRTLHCMKYPEEAECARTRRHPYSQPILLQHFPTYRISDTMCQEHDAPFIEAYRERFHVISKESTDMLGELLKPRLAFAGHSHHFCHSVNRLGIDEYTVASFSWRNKINPSFMLATLTPDDYVVSKCKMLPQQFVYNSYLCAGVICLMVIALQLMKSLRRSRELDTDQNHTKHN; this is encoded by the exons ATGCGCTGGCTTTACGCCTGTTTTGTTATTATACTGTGCGCCCTCATATTCTGCGAATATGTGGCCGATTTCGTGGTTCTGCAAAAGTGCAAGTGGCCAGAGATAAAGCGAAAGATGGGAAAGTATGTGGATGATCCGCTGCGTGCTATGATCATAGCCGATCCCCATTTGCTGGGCCCTCATCGCGGCCACTGGCTGGACCAGTTTTACAGGGAATGGCATATGACCAGAGCGTTCCAGGCGGCTTCGCGTCTCTTTCAG CCCGACGTTGTCTTTGTGTTGGGCGACCTGTTCGATGAGGGCGATATGGTCAGCGATAAGCAATTCAAGGAATATGTCTGGAGGTATTTGCAAATGTTTCGATTACCGCCTGGCATACCGCTAATTAGTATTGTGGGCAATCATGACGTTGGTTTCCATTACAA AATGCATCCCTTCTTCATGTCGCGCTTTCAGAATGATCTAAACTACTCGCTGGTGCATTTGTACACCATAAAGCAGATTCACTTTGTGATTATCAACTCCATGGCCATGGAGGCCGATGGCTGTATGTTCTGCAATGAGGCAGAATCTGCTCTCAAGAACATTTCACGCACCCTGCACTGCATGAAGTATCCGGAGGAGGCCGAGTGTGCCCGCACACGTCGACATCCCTATAGCCAACCCATACTGCTTCAGCATTTTCCCACTTACCGCATCTCGGATACGATGTGCCAGGAACACGATGCCCCCTTCATTGAGGCCTATCGCGAGCGTTTCCATGTTATTTCCAAGGAATCCACAGATATGCTGGGGGAGTTGCTGAAGCCCCGTTTGGCCTTTGCCGGACACTCGCATCACTTTTGTCACAGCGTCAATCGACTGGGGATCGATGAGTATACGGTGGCCTCCTTTAGCTGGCGGAATAAGATCAATCCTAGTTTTATGCTG GCCACTTTAACACCCGATGACTATGTGGTTTCCAAGTGCAAAATGCTGCCACAGCAATTTGTTTATAATAGTTACTTGTGTGCCGGTGTCATCTGCCTTATGGTTATTGCATTACAGCTTATGAAGTCCTTACGCAGGAGCCGCGAACTGGACACAGATCAAAATCATACAAAGCATAACTAG